The Vibrio sp. NTOU-M3 genomic sequence GGCTCAGAAATCCAACCCTGCATAACAATCATTCAAAGAGGGATAAAACAGCGATTAATGTGGTTTATGCGGACACCCAACGACATGATCATCCACCATCCCTACTGCCTGCATAAAAGCATAACAGATGGTTTCACCAACAAACTTGAATCCTTTCTTCTTTAAGAATTTACTCATTTGCTTGGATTGCTCCGTCACCGCAGGCACTTCAGACATTGATGTCCAGTGATTCACGATAGGCTTGCCTTCGACAAACTGCCACAGCGCATTGGATAATGAACCATACTCTTTCTGAAGTTCGATAGTCGCGCGGGCATTAGAATAAACCGACGCTATCTTCGCTTTGTTTTTGACAACATCGTATTGCTCAATAATCAATGGAACGCGTTGTTCATCATATTGAGCGAGTTTGTTGATATCATAACCCTCAAAGGCTTTACTATACCCTTCTCGTTTTTTTAAAATCGTAATCCAGCTAAGTCCTGCTTGAGCACCTTCTAGCGTAATAAACTCAAACAGTTTCGTATCATCATAAACAGGCACGCCCCACTCTTCATCGTGATAGTTTTTTTCTAACGGATGATTTAAGGCCCAAGCACAAGTTGTATCAGTCATTTTTGTATCCTTACAAAAACGCCCCTGAAGGTTCAGAGGCGTTTTTTATGTTTTGTTAACCAAACCTTAGTTTGGCACCTTAACCTTATGGAATAGACGATACAAGACTGGTACGACAATAAGTGTCAGTACCGTAGCAAAACCTAAACCAAACATGATCGTTACCGCCATTGGTTTAAAGAAAATATCCGGTAACAGAGGAATCATGCCTAAAATCGTAGTAATCGCGGCCATACAAACAGGACGAACACGACTTAGCGCCGCATCAACCACAGCAATATAGGGATCTTTGCCCGATTGCATTTCTATCTCAATCTGATCCAAGAGCACGATACCATTTTTCAGCAGCATACCGGACAAACTTAAGAAGCCAAGCAACGCCATAAAGCCAAATGGCGTATTTAGCGCCAGCAGACCTGTTGTCACACCAATAATAGCCAATGGCACTGTTAGCCAAACAATCAGCGGCTCTTTCACTGAGTTGAATAAGAACACCGTGATCAAGAACATGAACAAGTAACCCATTGGCATCGTTGTAAACAGCGAGGCTTGTGCATCACTTGATGATTCATACTCCCCACCCCATTCCAAAGAATAACCCGGTGGCAATTCAATCGCTTCAATTTGCGGTTGAAGACGTTTTTGCAATGTCGCTGCCGTTTCTTCGCCAAGAATATCTGGGTCAGCCATTACAGTGAGCATACGCTTACGATTCTTGCGCACAATAATTGGGTCTTCCCAACGCATCTCATAACCCATAGTCACTTGCTGGAGCGGAATGTATTCGCTCAGTACTGGGCTCCAGATCTTCATTCCTTCGATATTTCGGATATCAATACGCTCATCTTCCGGTAATCGGGCAACGATTGGCATCAAGGTTGTACCATCTCGGTATACACCAATCGCCATACCAGAGAATGACATTGACAAGAAATCATCGACATCTGACTTGGTGATCCCATAACGACGCGCCTGACTCTCATTAAACTGAGGCTCTAAAACCTTAGTGCGCTCTCTCCAATCGTGACGCACGTTTGTTGCACCTGGATCGTTATGCATAATCTCGCTGATCTGTGCAGCAAGCAAGCGTAAGACAGTAGGATCAGAGCCAATCACACGCGCTTCAATTTTGGCACCGCCACCTGGGCCAAGCTCAATCTGTTTAAGCTTGTAATTGACTTCAGGGAACGTCGCTTCAACATGTGCTCGGAATTTCGCCATGAGCGGTTGAAGTGCTTCATAGTTATCGACTCGAGTGGTGATTTCACCATATGCGGCGTAGCTCTTCTCAGGTGCATACGTCAGCATAAAACGCTGTAACCCTTTGCCTGCCGTCGTTGTTATATGCTCAACGTGGTCCTGCTCTGCCAGCCAAGATTCCAATGCTTTCAGCTTTGTATTTGTCGCTCGAATGTCTGTCCCTTCAGGTAACCAAATGTCTGCTTGGAACATCGGTGTCGTTGACGATGGGAAAAACGACTGCTTAACAAAACCGAAACCATAGATACTC encodes the following:
- a CDS encoding DNA-3-methyladenine glycosylase I, which translates into the protein MTDTTCAWALNHPLEKNYHDEEWGVPVYDDTKLFEFITLEGAQAGLSWITILKKREGYSKAFEGYDINKLAQYDEQRVPLIIEQYDVVKNKAKIASVYSNARATIELQKEYGSLSNALWQFVEGKPIVNHWTSMSEVPAVTEQSKQMSKFLKKKGFKFVGETICYAFMQAVGMVDDHVVGCPHKPH